Genomic segment of Candidatus Abyssobacteria bacterium SURF_5:
TGAGCGTGTTTTGCTGCACAAAGTCTGGATTGAAAGCCTCGGCTGCACGAAGAATACGGTGGATTCCGAAGTCATGCTCGGGCTCCTTGTCGCCAGAGGGCTACCACTCGCCGAATCGCCGGAACAGGCGGACCTGATCATCGTCAACACGTGTGGCTTTATTGCCTCGGCCACGGAAGAATCGATCGAAGCAATCCTGGAGATGGTCACCTACAAGAAGAGCGGTTCGTGCAAGGGGATCATTGTCGCCGGCTGTCTATATCAGCGATACCGGGAGAAGCTGAGCAGCGAGTTTCCGGAGGTGGACGCCTTTATCGGCTGTAATGAGATCGGGAAAATTGTGGAGGCATACCAGGCGATTCAAGGCGAAAAAAAGTATTATACAATCGGCGCCTCCGAATTCCTGTATGATCACAATACGCCGAGGGTGCTGCTGAACGGGCGTGCATCCACGTACGTCAAGATTGCTGAAGGCTGCGATAACAGATGCACCTACTGCACGATCCCCTCGATCCGCGGGCGCTACCGCAGCCGCACAATCGAGTCGGTGGTCAGGGAAGTGCGAAACTTGATAAAGAAGGGGGCGAAAGAGATAAATCTTTTGGCCCAGGATACAACGTATTTCGGACAAGCCGAGGGGCGGGAGGAGGGCCTTACGGCGCTGCTCCGCGAGCTCGACAACATTCGTGCCAAAAAGTGGCTGCGCCTGATGTACGCGCATCCAGGCAGAATTACCAATGCTGTCGCCCGCACCATCGAGGATTCGCGCTCGATCTGCCACTACGTCGACATGCCGATTCAGCACATCAGCGACGAAATCCTCAGGGCGATGGGGCGCAGCGGCACGTCCGGCGATATCCGTCGCGCGATCCACGTCCTGCGGAGCGAGGTTTCCGATGTGGCTCTGCGGACAACTGTGATGGTCGGCTTCCCCGGCGAGACCGATAGGGAGTTCGAGCAGCTTCTGGATTTCGTGCGGGAAACAAAATTCGAGAGACTCGGCGTATTTACGTACTCGAGGGAACCGGGAACGCCCGCCGCCCAATATCGCAAGCAGGTGCCAGCGCGAGTGAAACAGGAGCGGCATGAGATACTGATGCGCG
This window contains:
- the rimO gene encoding 30S ribosomal protein S12 methylthiotransferase RimO translates to MLHKVWIESLGCTKNTVDSEVMLGLLVARGLPLAESPEQADLIIVNTCGFIASATEESIEAILEMVTYKKSGSCKGIIVAGCLYQRYREKLSSEFPEVDAFIGCNEIGKIVEAYQAIQGEKKYYTIGASEFLYDHNTPRVLLNGRASTYVKIAEGCDNRCTYCTIPSIRGRYRSRTIESVVREVRNLIKKGAKEINLLAQDTTYFGQAEGREEGLTALLRELDNIRAKKWLRLMYAHPGRITNAVARTIEDSRSICHYVDMPIQHISDEILRAMGRSGTSGDIRRAIHVLRSEVSDVALRTTVMVGFPGETDREFEQLLDFVRETKFERLGVFTYSREPGTPAAQYRKQVPARVKQERHEILMREQMLISHSLNETLVGKKMEVLIEGTDEEDPAIAIGRTYRDAPEVDGIVRVLYKKRPALNSFQQVIITAAHDYDLEGKLL